Within the Streptomyces sp. R41 genome, the region TCAGGTCGTACATCTCCGGGGGCGCCCACCGCGTGAGGTCGGCGTGGGCGAAGTCGAGCCGGCCGCCGCCGGCCGTGGGACCCGCGTACTCCTTGGCCCTCGCGAGCATCTCCGGCGAGTTGTCGTAGCCCGTGATGTGCGCGGTGGGCCAGCGCTCGGCGAGCTGGATGGTGACGTTGCCGGGGCCGCAGCCGAGGTCGGCGATGCGGGCCGGGTCGCGGGGCGGCCGCGGGACGCGGGCGAGGAGGTCGGCGAAGGGGCGGGCGCGGTGCTCCGCGTGGCGCAGGTACTGGCTCGGGTCCCAGGTGGGGGTGGTGGCGGCGGACATGGGTGGGGCCTCCTGGAAAGCAGGGAAACCATCTTGAGGACTGTCTGAGGACTGTCTCGAGAACTGTCGGCTTGACCGCGAGAATTATCTCGACTTCAAGATACTCTATATCAAGAGACTTCATGTCGACACAACCACTACACTGATCGTCATGGAGGACGAGGTCGATCGGCTGGTCGCTGCGTGGCGCCGGGAGCGCCCGGACCTCGACGTGGAACCACTAGAGGTGCTCAGCCGGGTGAGCAGACTGGCCCGGCATCTGGACCGTGCCCGCCGCCTGGCGTTCTCCGAGCACAGCCTGGAGCCCTGGGAGTTCGACGTCCTGACGGCGCTCAGGCGCGCGGGATCCCCGTATCAGCTCTCGCCCGGTCAACTGCTCACACAGACGCTCGTCACCTCGGGCACGATGACGAACCGCATCGACCGGCTGACGAAGAAGGGCCTGGTGGAGCGCCTCCCGGACCCGAGCGACCGCAGGGGCGTGCTTGTCCGCCTCACGGACGAGGGCCGCGACCGCGCCGACCAGGCGCTGGCCGGTCTCCTCGACCAGGAGCGCGCGATCCTGGCGGAGCTCAGCAGGGCCCAGCGCCTCGAACTGGCGGGCCTGCTACGCCAGTTGACCGCCCCGTTCGACAACATCCCCGGTTAGGTCGACGGGCCCGACCCCGGCACGTCGCGCGAGCGCCACGGCGGCGAGGGTCGAGTGCACGCCCAACTTCCCGAGCACGTTCTGCATATGCGTACGGACGGTGTGCGGCGACAGGAACAACCGCTCGGCGACGGCTTTTCTCCCCAGCCCGGCGACCATGCACCGCAGCACTTCCCGCTCCCGGGGCGTGAGCGACTCGACGAGCCGCTCGCTCTCGGTGCGGTGCTTGCGCGCGGCGGTCAGCTCGCGCAGCACGCCGGTGAGGAGCGCGGGCGGAAGATGAGTCTCGTCCCGCAGTACACCCCGTATGACGGTGAGCAGCCGGGACAGCGAACAGTCCTTGGCGACCCACCCCGAGGCCCCCGCCTGCAGGGCAAGAGCGGCCCGCCGTGGATCGTCCTTCTCGGCCAGCACCACGGTCCGTACGCTCGGCTGCCCGGAACGGACACCGGCGACGAGCGAGATTCCGTCCACCAGCCCGTCCTCATTGCTCTCCTGGACGGGCACGGCCGCCGGACGCATGCCGGGCAGACTGCCGCCCAGGTCCGCGTCGACGAGCAGCACATCGAACCGGCGGCCTTCCGCCGCCGCGCGCTCCAGGCAGCGCAGCGCGGCGGGACCGCTGCCCGCTGCGGACACGTCGACGTCGGGCTCGGCCGCGAGGGCGGCAGCGAGCGACTCGGCGAAGATGCGGTGGTCGTCGACGACCAGTACTCGGATGCGAACCACTCTGAAACCCCCACTGTCGGGGGACGGCCGGTGCGGGTACGGCACCCGAAGTGATCCCGAGTCCGCTGACGACTCGGAAAGCAGGGTGCCGCAGCCGCACGGCCGCCGCCGTGCTGGAACTGCTACCCCCACTTCGGGCGTCGTACCCGACTGTCTCGCCCCCTGATCAGCACCGGCCCCCACCGGTGCTGTTCATCAGGGTAAGGCCGGGGGCCGGGAGCGGAAGGTAATTTGCAGAACTGGTTGGCCAGCGCGTTTATGGTGAGCCGTATGTTTCGTATTGAGACAGGAGACGACAGAGAACGGCGCGATCTGCTCCGCCGACGCCTGCGCGACACCAACACCGCGGCGTCTCCGGTCCTCCGCGCCCTGCGTGGAACCCCAGATGAACGCGAACTTCCGCTCCACGTCTGGGCCTTGGACTCCACCGGGGCCCTCGCCGGCGGGCTGGTCGGCCACACCTGGACGACCTGGCTCCACGTGACCTACCTGTGGGTCGACGACATCCACCGGGGCTCAGGCCTCGGCTCCCGCCTCCTGGGCGCGGCCGAACACCTGGCCACCACCGAACGCGGCTGCCGCAACGCCCGCCTGGAGACCTGGGACTTCCAGGCCCCCGACTTCTACAAGAAGCGGGGATACGAGGTGGTGTGCGTGATTCCGGATTACCCACCGGGAATCACGGAGTACACCCTGACCAAGCACTTGGGCTGAGCCCGAAAGGGGCGCGGGGAACTGCGCGACAAGCCCCCACCGGCCCGCAGGAGAAAAACAACCCAGGGGGGTCTGGGGGCGCAGCCCCCAGGTACGGGTCGGGTAGGGGCGGAGGGGGCGAACCCCCTGTTGCTCAGCCCAAACGCCGGGCCCCCGCCGACGGCACCGCCGGGAACACCCGAGGAGCCGTGAAGCCCGCAGCGGCGAACGCCTCCTCCACCGCCTTGGTGACCGTATCCGCGTCCGCGGACTCGACCAGGACGATCGCCGACCCGCCGAAGCCACCGCCGGTCATCCGGGCGCCAAGGGCACCGGAGGCGTTGGCGGTATCGACGACCAGGTCCAACTCCTGGCAGGAGATCCGCAGATCGTCCCGCAGGGACGTGTGGCCGTCGGTCAGGACGGGCCCGATGGCCCGGACATCGCCCGCGTCGAGCAGTGCGATGACCCGCTCCACGCGGTGGTCGTCGGAGACGACATGGCGGACGTAGCGGCGCACGCGCTCGTCGGACAGGCGGGCCAGCGCCGCGTCCAACTCCTCGTACGCGACGTCACGGAGGTGGGAGACACCCAGCTGCCGGGCCCCCTCCTCGCACCCCTCCCGCCGTTCCGCGTACGCCCCGTCCCCCAGCGCGTGCTTCACGCGGGTGTCGACGACCAGGAGCTCCAGGCCGTGGGCGGGAAGGTCGAAGGGGATCTGGCGGATCGACAGGTCGCGGCAGTCGAGGTGCAGGGCGTGCCCCTCGGTGCAGCACGCGGACGCCGTCTGGTCCATCACACCGCAGGGGACGCCCACGAAGTCGTTCTCGGCGCGCTGGGCCAGCTTCGCCAGCTCCGGCCGTGACAGGCCCAGTTCGTAGAGGTCGTTGAGGGCCAGGGCCGTGACGACCTCCAGTGCCGCCGACGACGACAGGCCCGCGCCCGTCGGCACCGTCGAGGCCAGGTGGATGTCCGCGCCGGTGATCGCGTGCCCCGCCTCGCGCAGGACCCAGACGACACCCGCCGGATACGCGGCCCAGCTGGTGTTCGTCAGCGGCTCCAGCGCGTCCACGTCCAGCTCGACGATCGGACCCTCGATGTCCGCCGAGTGGAGGCGCAGGACGCCGTCGGAGCGGCGCGACACCGCCGCCACCGCGGTGTGCGGCAGGGCGAGCGGCATCACGAACCCCTCATTGAAGTCCGTGTACTCGCCGATCAGGTTGACCCGGCCCGGCGCGGCCCAGACGCCCTCGGGAGCCGTCCCGTACAGCTCCTCGAAGCCCTCACGTACCCCCACGTGCTATCCCTTCGCTACGTTCTGTGCGAACTCCCACGCGTCCGCGACGATCCCCGCGAGATCCGCGCGGGACGGGTTCCAGCCGAGCCGCTCCCGGGCCGTGGCCGCCGAAGCCACCAGCACCGCCGGGTCGCCGCCGCGGCGCGGGGCCACGACCTCGGGGATCGGGTGCCCGGTCACCTGTCGCACCGTCTCGATGACCTCGCGGACGGAGAATCCGTTGCCGTTGCCGAGGTTGCAGATGAGGTGCTCGCCGGGTGAGGCCGCCTCGACCGCGAGCAGGTGCGCCTCCGCCAGGTCCGCGACGTGGATGTAGTCGCGGATGCACGTGCCGTCCGGCGTCGGGTAGTCGTCGCCGTAGATCGAGATCGCGTCGCGGCGGCCCTGCGCGACCTGGAGGACCAGCGGGATGAGGTGCGACTCGGGGTCGTGCCGCTCACCGCACACTCCGTACGCGCCCGCCACGTTGAAGTAGCGCAGCGACACCGCACCGAGTCCGTGCGCCGCCGCCTCGCCGGTGATCATGTGGTCGACGGCGAGCTTGGAGGCGCCGTACGGGTTGGTCGGCTTCGTCGGCGCGGTCTCGACGATCGGGGTCGTCTCCGGCTCTCCGTACGTCGCCGCCGTGGAGGAGAAGACCAGCTTGCGGACGCCCGCCTCGCGCATCGCGGCGAGCAGCGCCATCGTGCCGCCGACGTTGTTGTCCCAGTACTTCTCGGGCTTCACGACCGACTCGCCGACCTGCGAGAACGCGGCGAAGTGGAGCACGGCGTCGAAGGAGGAGTCCAGCCACTTGGCCGCGTCCCGGATGTCGCCTTCCACGAAAGAAGCACCCGCCGGTACGCCCTCTCGGAAGCCCGTCGAGAGGTTGTCCAGGACGACGACCTCGTGGCCCGCCTCGATCAGGTGCTGCGCGACCACGCTGCCCACATAGCCCGCGCCACCCGTGACCAGGTACTTCCCACTCATGAACTCGCTACCTCTCGCAGTCGCTGGGCCGCGGTCTCCGGCGGCACGTCGTTGATGAACACGCTCATGCCGGATTCGGAACCCGCGAGGAACTTCAGCTTGCCGGAAGTGCGGCGAATGGTGAAAAGCTCAAGGTGAAGCGCGAAGTCGTCGCGGTTGACGCCCTCGAACTCCTCCAGCGCGCCGAAGGGCGCCTGGTGCCAGGCAGCGATGTACGGCGTCGGAGGCTCGCCCGCCCCTTCTTTCCCTCCACCCGGCCCATCGAAGATCCGGTCGAAGCGCCTCAAGAGTTCCAGATAGACCTGGGGGAACTCTGTGCGCGCGTCCTCGTCCAGGCCCAGCAGGTCGGGCACGCGGCGCCGCGGATAGAGGTGGACCTCGTACGGCCAGTGCGCGGCGTACGGCACGAAGGCGACCCAGTGGTCACTCGACAGGACGACCCGGGAGCCGTCCGCCACCTCGCGGGCGACGACCTCGTCGAAGAGGTTTTCCCCGCCGGTCGCCTCCTTGTGAGCTGCCAGTGAACGCAGCATCAGCGCGGTGCGCGGGGTGGTGAAGGGGTAGCCGTAGATCTGTCCGTGCGGGTGACCGAGGGTCACGCCGATCTCGGCGCCGCGGTTCTCGAAGCAGAAGACCTGTTCGACGGAGGGGAGGTGGGACAGCTCGGCGGTCCGGTCCGTCCACGCTTCGAGCACCAGCCGCGCCTGATCCTCCGTGAGGTCGGCGAAGGACGCGTCGTGGTCGGAGGTGAAGCAGACGACCTCGCAGCGGCCGAAGTCGCCGGCCAGCGAGGGGAAGCGGTTCTCGAAGACCACGACGTCGTACGAGGAGTCGGGGATCTCGCTCAGCCGGTCACCGGAGGACGGGCACAGGGGGCATTCGTTCGCCGGCGGGTGGTACGTACGGCCCTGGCGGTGCGAGGCGATGGCGACCGAATCGCCGAGCAGCGGGTCGCGGCGTACCTCCGAAGTGGTGACGGTGGGGTCGAGCGGGCGCCGGTCCACCGCGTCGCGCACCACGTCGTCGCGTGAGTCGTAGTAGATGAGCTCACGACCGTCGGCGAGCCGGGTCGAGGTCTTCTTCACAGTCGGACTCCCCATCCGCACCCATTCAAGCCTTCAAACAGAACCAAACACAACAAACCACAAATCACCACCTGCGTCAACATCACAATCAAACAAAGGACACCACCAGAAGTGTTCATTTCTTGAACGTGGAGGCGTAGGTTCCGCTCTTGATCAGTTCGCGCAACGAAGCGAGACGAAGCGAGTTCTTATGCAGTCCCCCACACAATCCCCCACATTCCTCCCCGAACCAGGCATCCATCTCGCCGCCGGGCTCCGGCTCCCCACCAATGGCCTCGACTACACGATCCTGGCGATCTACTTCGTCGCCGTCCTCGGCATCGGCTTCGCCGCCCGCCGCTCGGTGAAGACGAGCCTCGACTTCTTCCTCTCAGGGCGCTCACTGCCCGCGTGGGTCACCGGACTCGCGTTCATCTCCGCCAACCTGGGCGCCACCGAGATCCTGGGCATGGCCGCCAACAGCGCCCAGTACGGCGTCTACACCGTGCACTGGTACTGGATCGGCGCCATCCCCGCCATGGTCTTCCTCGGCCTGGTGATGATGCCCTTCTACTACGGCTCCAAGGTCCGCTCGGTCCCGGAGTTCCTGCTGCTGCGCTTCGACAAATGGGCGCACCTGCTGAGTTCGATCCTGTTCGCCTTCGCCGCCATCCTGATCGCCGGCGTCAACCTCTACTCGCTGGCGATCGTCGTCGAGGCGCTGCTCGGCTGGCCGCAGTGGGTGGCGATCGTGGTGGCCGGCCTCTTCGTCCTGGCGTACATCACGCTCGGCGGCCTGTCCTCCGCGATCTACAACGAAGTCCTGCAGTTCTTCGTCATCCTCGCCGCGCTGATCCCTATCGCCGCGCTCGGTCTGAAGCGGGTGGGCGGCTGGGACGGCCTGACGAACTCCCTCGACAAGACCCACGGCGCCGACTTCACGACCGCCTGGGGCGGCACGGGCATCGGCCACGACAACCCGCTGGGCGCCAACTGGCTGACCATCGTGCTCGGCCTGGGCTTCGTCCTGTCCTTCGGCTACTGGACGACGAACTTCGCCGAGGTCCAGCGCGCACTGTCGGCCAAGAACCTCTCCGCGGCCCAGCGCACCCCGCTGATCGCCGCGTACCCGAAGATCTTCATCGTCTTCCTGGTGATGATCCCTGGCCTGGTGGCGGCCGTCCTGGTCCCGAAGATCGGCACGAGCGGCTCGGATCTGCAGTACAACGACGCGATCCCGTATCTGATGCAGGAGCTGCTGCCGAACGGCGTGCTCGGCATCGCGGTGACGGGCCTTCTCGCGGCCTTCATGGCGGGCATGGCGGCCAACGTCTCGTCCTTCAACACGGTCTTCACGAATGACATCTGGGCGAAGTACGTGGTCAGGGGCCGGGAGGAC harbors:
- the tamR gene encoding MarR family transcriptional regulator TamR; translated protein: MEDEVDRLVAAWRRERPDLDVEPLEVLSRVSRLARHLDRARRLAFSEHSLEPWEFDVLTALRRAGSPYQLSPGQLLTQTLVTSGTMTNRIDRLTKKGLVERLPDPSDRRGVLVRLTDEGRDRADQALAGLLDQERAILAELSRAQRLELAGLLRQLTAPFDNIPG
- a CDS encoding response regulator transcription factor translates to MVRIRVLVVDDHRIFAESLAAALAAEPDVDVSAAGSGPAALRCLERAAAEGRRFDVLLVDADLGGSLPGMRPAAVPVQESNEDGLVDGISLVAGVRSGQPSVRTVVLAEKDDPRRAALALQAGASGWVAKDCSLSRLLTVIRGVLRDETHLPPALLTGVLRELTAARKHRTESERLVESLTPREREVLRCMVAGLGRKAVAERLFLSPHTVRTHMQNVLGKLGVHSTLAAVALARRAGVGPVDLTGDVVERGGQLA
- a CDS encoding GNAT family N-acetyltransferase; this translates as MVSRMFRIETGDDRERRDLLRRRLRDTNTAASPVLRALRGTPDERELPLHVWALDSTGALAGGLVGHTWTTWLHVTYLWVDDIHRGSGLGSRLLGAAEHLATTERGCRNARLETWDFQAPDFYKKRGYEVVCVIPDYPPGITEYTLTKHLG
- the galK gene encoding galactokinase, which gives rise to MGVREGFEELYGTAPEGVWAAPGRVNLIGEYTDFNEGFVMPLALPHTAVAAVSRRSDGVLRLHSADIEGPIVELDVDALEPLTNTSWAAYPAGVVWVLREAGHAITGADIHLASTVPTGAGLSSSAALEVVTALALNDLYELGLSRPELAKLAQRAENDFVGVPCGVMDQTASACCTEGHALHLDCRDLSIRQIPFDLPAHGLELLVVDTRVKHALGDGAYAERREGCEEGARQLGVSHLRDVAYEELDAALARLSDERVRRYVRHVVSDDHRVERVIALLDAGDVRAIGPVLTDGHTSLRDDLRISCQELDLVVDTANASGALGARMTGGGFGGSAIVLVESADADTVTKAVEEAFAAAGFTAPRVFPAVPSAGARRLG
- the galE gene encoding UDP-glucose 4-epimerase GalE is translated as MSGKYLVTGGAGYVGSVVAQHLIEAGHEVVVLDNLSTGFREGVPAGASFVEGDIRDAAKWLDSSFDAVLHFAAFSQVGESVVKPEKYWDNNVGGTMALLAAMREAGVRKLVFSSTAATYGEPETTPIVETAPTKPTNPYGASKLAVDHMITGEAAAHGLGAVSLRYFNVAGAYGVCGERHDPESHLIPLVLQVAQGRRDAISIYGDDYPTPDGTCIRDYIHVADLAEAHLLAVEAASPGEHLICNLGNGNGFSVREVIETVRQVTGHPIPEVVAPRRGGDPAVLVASAATARERLGWNPSRADLAGIVADAWEFAQNVAKG
- the galT gene encoding galactose-1-phosphate uridylyltransferase, with the protein product MKKTSTRLADGRELIYYDSRDDVVRDAVDRRPLDPTVTTSEVRRDPLLGDSVAIASHRQGRTYHPPANECPLCPSSGDRLSEIPDSSYDVVVFENRFPSLAGDFGRCEVVCFTSDHDASFADLTEDQARLVLEAWTDRTAELSHLPSVEQVFCFENRGAEIGVTLGHPHGQIYGYPFTTPRTALMLRSLAAHKEATGGENLFDEVVAREVADGSRVVLSSDHWVAFVPYAAHWPYEVHLYPRRRVPDLLGLDEDARTEFPQVYLELLRRFDRIFDGPGGGKEGAGEPPTPYIAAWHQAPFGALEEFEGVNRDDFALHLELFTIRRTSGKLKFLAGSESGMSVFINDVPPETAAQRLREVASS
- a CDS encoding sodium:solute symporter family protein, translating into MQSPTQSPTFLPEPGIHLAAGLRLPTNGLDYTILAIYFVAVLGIGFAARRSVKTSLDFFLSGRSLPAWVTGLAFISANLGATEILGMAANSAQYGVYTVHWYWIGAIPAMVFLGLVMMPFYYGSKVRSVPEFLLLRFDKWAHLLSSILFAFAAILIAGVNLYSLAIVVEALLGWPQWVAIVVAGLFVLAYITLGGLSSAIYNEVLQFFVILAALIPIAALGLKRVGGWDGLTNSLDKTHGADFTTAWGGTGIGHDNPLGANWLTIVLGLGFVLSFGYWTTNFAEVQRALSAKNLSAAQRTPLIAAYPKIFIVFLVMIPGLVAAVLVPKIGTSGSDLQYNDAIPYLMQELLPNGVLGIAVTGLLAAFMAGMAANVSSFNTVFTNDIWAKYVVRGREDTYYVRFGRLITVIGVLASMGTAFLASSFSNIMSYLQTLFSFFNVPMFVVFIVGMFWKRASVKSGFWGLLAGTTAAMINYFVIYKEGIIDIPSDQGANFVSAIAGFVAGAVVMVAVSLFTAPKPAEDLQGLVYGTRSPGTAEPPAVGDDAWYRKPALLGWGALILAAACYIPFSF